DNA sequence from the Candidatus Polarisedimenticolaceae bacterium genome:
CGACCGCGGGGCGGGCGGGTTCCGCCTCGACGCCACCCGCCACCTCGTCGAGGACGGCCCCGGGCCGGGGCAGAGCGACACCAAGGACACCCACCGGTTCCTCGGGGAGTTCGCGGCCGCGGTTCGCGCCCACAAGCCCGACGCGCTTCTCGTCGGCGAGAACTGGACGACGACCGACAACATCGCGCCGTATTTCGACGAGCTCCCGATGAACTTCAACTTCCCGCTGGCGTCGGCGATCGTGGACGGCGTGCGAGCGCAAAGCCCGGACAAGATCGCCTTCGCGCTGAAGGACGTCGGGATGACCTACCCCGACACGGCGATGGACGCCCCGTTCCTCACCAACCACGACATGATCCGCGTCGCGACCGAGCTCGGGGGGGACCTCCGCAAGCTGAAGAACGCCGCGGCGATCCTCTTCACGGTTCGCGGCACGCCGTTCGTCTACTACGGTGAGGAGATCGGCCTGAAGAACGGTCCGGGGCGCGCCGACGAGGAGAAACGCACGCCGATGCCGTGGGCGCCGCTGGCGCCCGGGAGGGGGTTCACGACCGGAACGCCCTGGCACCCCTTCCAGGACGCGGTCGATGCCGACGAAAGCCTGCTCGCGGCCTACAAGGGGTGGATCAAGCTCCGGCGCGAGCACCCGGCGCTGCGCGACGGGAGCCTCCGGGTCGTCGACGGCGAAGGGGCGGTTTTGGTCTACGAGCGCGAGGCGGCGGGAGAGAAGCTGCGGATCGTGCACGACCTCGACGGGCCGGAGACGCCGTGTCCCGACTGGGCATGCGGCGTCGCGGGGGCGCAGGTCGTCGCGACGCTCGGGGACTCGAAGGTGTACCGGTTGCCGTAGCAGCCTCCCGGGCGTATTGTGTACATCAAGATGTACATGGAGGCTGCATGAAGAAGCGCTGGTCGATTGCCGAGGCTCGCGCCCAGCTGCCCACCCTCGTCCGGTCTGCCGAGAAGGGGGGCGTGGTGGAGCTCACCCGGCGGGGAGAGGCGGTCGCGATCCTGGTCGGCAAGGCGGAATTCGATCGCCTGGCCTCGGCTCCCGGCGGGTTCTGGGAGGCCCTCGAGGCGTTTCGCGGGCGGCACGATCTCCTCGCGCTCGACTTGGACCCCGAGGAGATTCTGGCAGGAGCGAGGCCGGCGGAGCCGGGCCGGAAGGTGCGCCTGTGAGCCTTCGCTACCTGCTGGATACGAACGTCGTGTCGGAGCCGGTGCGTTCGCGGCCGTCGCCGAGCCTCATGGCCCGCCTCGAGCGTGAAGCGGCGGTCTGCGCGATCTCGAGCGTCGTGCTTCACGAGCTCCGGTACGGGTGTGTCCGCATGCCCCCGTCGGACCGGCGTCGTGCGTTCGAGGAGTACGTCGTCGGGGTGGCGTCGCGCCTGCCCGTGCTGGACTACGACGCGTCGGCCGCCGCGTGGCACGCGGAAGAGCGGGCGCGTCTCGAGGGGAAGGGGAAGACGCCGACGTTCGTGGACGGGATGATCGCTGCGGTGGCCGCCGTGCGGGGCCTTACGCTCGTCACCCGGGACCGGAGGGGCTTTACCGGTTTCCGAGGGGTCGAGATCGAATCCTGGGACTGATCCGGCGAGCTACTTCGGCTTCCCGGGCTTGACCCCGGGGAGCTTCACGAGGGCGTCGGACTTCAGGTCGTAGCTTCGCAGGACCTGCTCCTGCGTCCTCCCTTCGGGGACGAGGATGTCCACGAACGGGGTCTGCAGATCGAGCTCGCCTTCGTGTCCGCCGCCGAGGCACTCGTCGGAGGCGGACAGGCACAGCGGAACGACGAAGAGGGTGTCCCCGCGCAGGCCGACGTCTCCCATGGACCCGCGCAGGTCGAGCCGGCCGTCGATGTTCGCGACGCTGATCGCGACCACGTAGCTCCAGTCGGCCGAGGCCGGGCCGCCGAGGAACTCGTCGGGGACGAAGAAGCGGATCTTGTTTCCCCGCACCGTGATCCGGGTCGGGAAGAAGACACGCGTCTCGACCTCCTCGGCGATCTCCTTGCGAAGGGCTTCGATCCTCGCCTCGCCCAGCCGTTCGCCGGCCTCCTTCTTGTCGCGCTTGATGTCGCGCAGGAGGTAGCGGCGCAGGGCCGAGCGGGCCTCGGGCGGGCGCGGGGTCAGGATCACCGCGCGCTCCCACGCGTTCTCCGGGGCGATCTCGGCGTTCCGCTCGGGGAGGGCGTTCAGGGCGCCGGAGCCGGGCTTGCCGTCGGTGTCGATGTAGACGTCCACGTTGAAGGTGTAGAAGCCCCAGCGGGCGACGTCGGTGAGGTTCGAGCCTCCGAAGTCGATCACCTGCGAATCGGGCTTCCGGATCTGGCGCGCGAGCGCCACCTCGAACTCGGTCCCTCCCTCCACCGCGTAGGCGGCGAAGCCCGTCAGGTCGAGCTCCCCCGTCTGGAAGTTCCCGCGCAGCGGGTAACGGACGGAACCGTCGCCGTGATCGTCCCCGGTGGAATCGGCGATCCGGAACGTCGCGCCGCGGGCGGCGGCGGGGGTGGCGAGAAGCAGCATGGAGGCGAGGAGCGTCAGAGTTCGCTTCATGGCTCCGGCAGCATAGGCACGGGGCTGCGAATGTCAACTCGGTCGATACCAGTTCTCCGATCGGCATCGTGCGACGTTTCGCTTGGAAGAGAGACATGCGTGGCGATGACGAGCGTCAGACGTTTCCACCGAATCCGTGACATCCGTCAAGCCGACGCGAGCGCGTCTTGATGCCTGCCTCGAGAGTGCTACGG
Encoded proteins:
- a CDS encoding alpha-amylase family glycosyl hydrolase → MRTRAMVVGVLALMSGACAPRTEPVAEVPKADAPAASTSTPAWDLAWAKGAVFYQVFVRSFQDSDGDGVGDLKGLISRLDYIQELGAEGIWLMPVFESPSYHGYDVVDYETIDREYGTNADFEALCAEARKRGIRVIVDLVVNHSGRAHPWFSDPSKKDWYIWRSDDPGWTQPWGGGPTWHRGKHGYFYGVFWDGMPDLNWRNPAVGAEMARVARLWLDRGAGGFRLDATRHLVEDGPGPGQSDTKDTHRFLGEFAAAVRAHKPDALLVGENWTTTDNIAPYFDELPMNFNFPLASAIVDGVRAQSPDKIAFALKDVGMTYPDTAMDAPFLTNHDMIRVATELGGDLRKLKNAAAILFTVRGTPFVYYGEEIGLKNGPGRADEEKRTPMPWAPLAPGRGFTTGTPWHPFQDAVDADESLLAAYKGWIKLRREHPALRDGSLRVVDGEGAVLVYEREAAGEKLRIVHDLDGPETPCPDWACGVAGAQVVATLGDSKVYRLP
- a CDS encoding type II toxin-antitoxin system prevent-host-death family antitoxin, encoding MKKRWSIAEARAQLPTLVRSAEKGGVVELTRRGEAVAILVGKAEFDRLASAPGGFWEALEAFRGRHDLLALDLDPEEILAGARPAEPGRKVRL
- a CDS encoding type II toxin-antitoxin system VapC family toxin codes for the protein MSLRYLLDTNVVSEPVRSRPSPSLMARLEREAAVCAISSVVLHELRYGCVRMPPSDRRRAFEEYVVGVASRLPVLDYDASAAAWHAEERARLEGKGKTPTFVDGMIAAVAAVRGLTLVTRDRRGFTGFRGVEIESWD
- a CDS encoding glucodextranase DOMON-like domain-containing protein gives rise to the protein MKRTLTLLASMLLLATPAAARGATFRIADSTGDDHGDGSVRYPLRGNFQTGELDLTGFAAYAVEGGTEFEVALARQIRKPDSQVIDFGGSNLTDVARWGFYTFNVDVYIDTDGKPGSGALNALPERNAEIAPENAWERAVILTPRPPEARSALRRYLLRDIKRDKKEAGERLGEARIEALRKEIAEEVETRVFFPTRITVRGNKIRFFVPDEFLGGPASADWSYVVAISVANIDGRLDLRGSMGDVGLRGDTLFVVPLCLSASDECLGGGHEGELDLQTPFVDILVPEGRTQEQVLRSYDLKSDALVKLPGVKPGKPK